One genomic segment of Oncorhynchus mykiss isolate Arlee chromosome 10, USDA_OmykA_1.1, whole genome shotgun sequence includes these proteins:
- the LOC110533948 gene encoding extensin isoform X2 produces the protein MISQVLLTGTLCCLLPGLLDATPLKARAVREVSIDSAQARGFLSQSRPKRNVDHKWHRGTPDFQSYYKFYNSIGHIEGLYEIDRIRMLYQQMRHLEQVYGPDASSYQNALGVITPPPTTIAPTTTTLPATTQPTPTTQAPLSFTKTEVLYLCNPKDPLCKAHIVYLPAGAIPVLCDPRYNPACKPQTGKVVIAAVPMEPAPAAPLEPAVEAPPPRSPKKSLQPPRPPPIVIKGMEYDCDPYWDPDCLIDHPPRPVKATEPLPPPHTLPVVVEKEVKEDVALEETKTPFDLRDFQHDISYRYSDQAPDPQ, from the exons ATGATTTCTCAGGTTCTCCTGACGGGGACACTATGTTGCCTACTCCCAG GTTTGCTGGATGCTACACCACTGAAGGCTAGAG CTGTGAGGGAGGTCAGCATCGACTCTGCCCAGGCTCGTGGCTTCCTGTCTCAGTCACGCCCCAAACGGAACGTCGATCACAAGTGGCACCGCGGCACGCCTGATTTCCAGTCCTACTACAAATTCTACAACAGCATCGGCCATATTGAAGGA CTGTATGAGATTGACAGGATCAGGATGCTGTATCAGCAGATGCGTCACCTGGAGCAGGTCTATGGGCCAGACGCCTCCAGCTACCAGAATGCCCTGGGTGTGATaaccccaccacccaccaccataGCTCCTACTACCACCACACTGCCTGCTACCACTCAGCCCACTCCTACTACCCAAGCACCACTTTCTTTTACTAAGACTGAAGTCCTGTATCTGTGTAACCCCAAAGACCCCCTCTGTAAAGCTCACATCGTCTACCTGCCTGCAGGGGCCATCCCAGTCCTCTGTGACCCACGCTACAACCCTGCCTGCAAACCCCAAACTGGTAAGGTGGTCATTGCTGCTGTACCTATGGAGCCAGCTCCTGCAGCACCTCTGGAGCCAGCTGTTGAAGCACCACCTCCACGATCTCCTAAGAAGTCTCTCCaacctcctcgtcctcctcccatCGTCATTAAAGGGATGGAGTATGACTGTGACCCTTACTGGGACCCTGACTGCCTGATCGATCACCCACCTCGCCCTGTCAAGGCGACTGAGCCACTACCACCACCCCATACACTCCCCGTTGTTGTGGAGAAGGAGGTGAAGGAAGACGTTGCTCTTGAGGAGACCAAAACACCTTTTGACCTGCGTGATTTTCAGCATGACATATCTTACCGCTATTCTGACCAAGCCCCTGACCCGCAGTAG
- the LOC110533948 gene encoding uncharacterized protein LOC110533948 isoform X1, translated as MYVFEGGEDRLVRTCWPLKWFIILCCITTGYSLIIMVARMISQVLLTGTLCCLLPGLLDATPLKARAVREVSIDSAQARGFLSQSRPKRNVDHKWHRGTPDFQSYYKFYNSIGHIEGLYEIDRIRMLYQQMRHLEQVYGPDASSYQNALGVITPPPTTIAPTTTTLPATTQPTPTTQAPLSFTKTEVLYLCNPKDPLCKAHIVYLPAGAIPVLCDPRYNPACKPQTGKVVIAAVPMEPAPAAPLEPAVEAPPPRSPKKSLQPPRPPPIVIKGMEYDCDPYWDPDCLIDHPPRPVKATEPLPPPHTLPVVVEKEVKEDVALEETKTPFDLRDFQHDISYRYSDQAPDPQ; from the exons ATGTATGTCTTTGAAGGGGGTGAGGATAGACTGGTCAGGACATGCTGGCCATTAAAGTGGTTTATAATCCTCTGCTGTATCACTACAGGATATTCTTTGATTAttatg GTGGCAAGGATGATTTCTCAGGTTCTCCTGACGGGGACACTATGTTGCCTACTCCCAG GTTTGCTGGATGCTACACCACTGAAGGCTAGAG CTGTGAGGGAGGTCAGCATCGACTCTGCCCAGGCTCGTGGCTTCCTGTCTCAGTCACGCCCCAAACGGAACGTCGATCACAAGTGGCACCGCGGCACGCCTGATTTCCAGTCCTACTACAAATTCTACAACAGCATCGGCCATATTGAAGGA CTGTATGAGATTGACAGGATCAGGATGCTGTATCAGCAGATGCGTCACCTGGAGCAGGTCTATGGGCCAGACGCCTCCAGCTACCAGAATGCCCTGGGTGTGATaaccccaccacccaccaccataGCTCCTACTACCACCACACTGCCTGCTACCACTCAGCCCACTCCTACTACCCAAGCACCACTTTCTTTTACTAAGACTGAAGTCCTGTATCTGTGTAACCCCAAAGACCCCCTCTGTAAAGCTCACATCGTCTACCTGCCTGCAGGGGCCATCCCAGTCCTCTGTGACCCACGCTACAACCCTGCCTGCAAACCCCAAACTGGTAAGGTGGTCATTGCTGCTGTACCTATGGAGCCAGCTCCTGCAGCACCTCTGGAGCCAGCTGTTGAAGCACCACCTCCACGATCTCCTAAGAAGTCTCTCCaacctcctcgtcctcctcccatCGTCATTAAAGGGATGGAGTATGACTGTGACCCTTACTGGGACCCTGACTGCCTGATCGATCACCCACCTCGCCCTGTCAAGGCGACTGAGCCACTACCACCACCCCATACACTCCCCGTTGTTGTGGAGAAGGAGGTGAAGGAAGACGTTGCTCTTGAGGAGACCAAAACACCTTTTGACCTGCGTGATTTTCAGCATGACATATCTTACCGCTATTCTGACCAAGCCCCTGACCCGCAGTAG
- the LOC110533948 gene encoding extensin isoform X3, which produces MPSFNSLPTICKGLLDATPLKARAVREVSIDSAQARGFLSQSRPKRNVDHKWHRGTPDFQSYYKFYNSIGHIEGLYEIDRIRMLYQQMRHLEQVYGPDASSYQNALGVITPPPTTIAPTTTTLPATTQPTPTTQAPLSFTKTEVLYLCNPKDPLCKAHIVYLPAGAIPVLCDPRYNPACKPQTGKVVIAAVPMEPAPAAPLEPAVEAPPPRSPKKSLQPPRPPPIVIKGMEYDCDPYWDPDCLIDHPPRPVKATEPLPPPHTLPVVVEKEVKEDVALEETKTPFDLRDFQHDISYRYSDQAPDPQ; this is translated from the exons ATGCCTAGTTTCAATTCCCTACCGACCATTTGTAAGG GTTTGCTGGATGCTACACCACTGAAGGCTAGAG CTGTGAGGGAGGTCAGCATCGACTCTGCCCAGGCTCGTGGCTTCCTGTCTCAGTCACGCCCCAAACGGAACGTCGATCACAAGTGGCACCGCGGCACGCCTGATTTCCAGTCCTACTACAAATTCTACAACAGCATCGGCCATATTGAAGGA CTGTATGAGATTGACAGGATCAGGATGCTGTATCAGCAGATGCGTCACCTGGAGCAGGTCTATGGGCCAGACGCCTCCAGCTACCAGAATGCCCTGGGTGTGATaaccccaccacccaccaccataGCTCCTACTACCACCACACTGCCTGCTACCACTCAGCCCACTCCTACTACCCAAGCACCACTTTCTTTTACTAAGACTGAAGTCCTGTATCTGTGTAACCCCAAAGACCCCCTCTGTAAAGCTCACATCGTCTACCTGCCTGCAGGGGCCATCCCAGTCCTCTGTGACCCACGCTACAACCCTGCCTGCAAACCCCAAACTGGTAAGGTGGTCATTGCTGCTGTACCTATGGAGCCAGCTCCTGCAGCACCTCTGGAGCCAGCTGTTGAAGCACCACCTCCACGATCTCCTAAGAAGTCTCTCCaacctcctcgtcctcctcccatCGTCATTAAAGGGATGGAGTATGACTGTGACCCTTACTGGGACCCTGACTGCCTGATCGATCACCCACCTCGCCCTGTCAAGGCGACTGAGCCACTACCACCACCCCATACACTCCCCGTTGTTGTGGAGAAGGAGGTGAAGGAAGACGTTGCTCTTGAGGAGACCAAAACACCTTTTGACCTGCGTGATTTTCAGCATGACATATCTTACCGCTATTCTGACCAAGCCCCTGACCCGCAGTAG